In the genome of Streptomyces sp. P3, the window GATCCACAGCAGCAGGGCGATGGGCACGCCGAACGCGCCGTACATGCTCTTCGCGGCCACGCCCTGCATGTAACCGCTCAGCAGCAGCTTCAACAGCTCGAAGCCGACGGCGCCGATGAACGCGGCGACGACGAGCCGGCGGCGGCCCGGTTCGACGCCCGGCAGCAGGGTGAGGACGTAGAGCAGCAGCAGGAAGTCGGCGAGGACGGCGACGGCGAACGCGGCGGACCTCAGCAGGACACTGCCCCAGCCGGCCTGGTCGATGCCGAGTTCGTCCGTGACCCAGCCGACCAGCGCCGAGGCGACGGTGGAGATGGCGAGGGTGAGCAGGAGCGCTCCGCCGAGGCCGAGGAGGACTCCCGCGTCCTTCACCTTGGCGAGGACCGGGTTCTCGTCCTTGTCGGGCAGCTCCCACACCGCGCGCAGGCAGTCCCGCATCTGCCCGACCCAGCCGATGCCGGTGAGCAGCAGGACGGCGGCGGCGATGGATCCGACCGTGCCGGCGTTCTCGACCAGGCCGTTGACGTCGATCTGGTCGGAGATGCCGGGGACCTGGTCGACGATCTTGTCCTGGAGCTCCTGCTGGCGGGACTCGCCCAGAGTGGCGGCGGCGACGGCCGCGGCCACGGTGAGCAGCGGGAAGAGCGCCACGAAGCTCACGAACGTCATCGCGGCGGCGAGCCGCGTCCACTTCACGCGGTCCAGGCGCTCGTACGACCGCCACGCGTGCGTGGCCATGAGGCGCGCTACCGCCGGCCCGATGCCGGGCAGCTTTCTGAGCCAGTCCATGAGCCCACTCTGCCCTGCTCCCGGCGGATGACGCCGAGGAGCGGGACCCGAGTGCCCCGGCGGGGCGCGGAAGTCACCGGCGCACGCACCGGGCCGCTGTTCACGCCGACGGCACGGGAACTCCGGCGCTATCGAGCGACATCCCACTAATCACCCGTTTCGGGGATGATCGTCATGTTTCAGAACTAACCGCCCCAGCAGGGGCGATACCGTCGCCGACATGTCCGCCGAGACCGTCGCCGACACCGTTCCTCAGGAGCCCGTATGAAGGACGCCTTCGGCCTCCCCCAGTCCCTGCTCGTCCTCGGCGGCACGTCCGAGACCGCCCTGGCCACCGTGCGCCGGCTGATCGCGCGCCGCACCCGCACGGTGTGGCTGGCGGGGCGGCCGTCGCCGGCCCTGGAGTCGGCCGCCGCGAAGCTGCGGCTGCTGGGGGCGGACGTCCGCACCGTGCCCTTCGACGCGCTGGACCCGGAGTCCCACGAGAGCGCCCTCGGGAAGGTCTTCGCCGAGGGCGACGTGGATCTGGTACTCCTCGCCTTCGGCGTCCTCGGCGACCAGGCGAACGACGAGCGCGAGCCGGCGGCCGCGGTGCGGGTCGCGCAGACCAACTACACGGGGGCGGTGTCGGCCGGCCTGATCTGCGCGCTGGCCCTGCAGGAACAGGGACACGGGTCGCTGGTCGTGTTCTCCTCGGTCGCCGCCGAGCGGGCCCGCCGCTCGGACTTCATCTACGGCTCCAGCAAGGCCGGCCTCGACGTCTTCGCCCAGGGCCTCGGCGACGCCCTGCACGGCACCGGCGTCCACGTCATGGTCGTGCGTCCCGGGTTCGTGCGGACGAAGGGGACGGCCGGGCGGGCGGGAGCGCCGCTGTCGACCACGCCGGAGGCGGTCGCCGTGGCCGTCGAACTGGGACTGCGGCGCCGATCGGAGACGGTCTGGGCGCCAGCGTCGCTGCGCGCGGTCACGTCCGCCCTGCGCCACCTGCCGCGGGGGCTGTTCCGACGCCTGCCGCTCTGAACCAGCCGGGGGTTCAGCGCGCCGGCAGGGAGCCCCGGTCGACGTGGGCGGCCTGCGGGGGCACCACCGTGCCGCCGAAGGGGAACTCGCGGAGCTTGCGCCACACGCCGTCGGCGCCCTGTTCGGCGAGGGCGAAGCCGGTGCAGGGCCACTCGGCCTCGTAGCCGGCGAGTTCCTCGAAGGCCCGGTCCATCGCCGCCTCGTCGATGCCGTGCGCGACGGTGACATGCGGGTGGTAGGGGAACTGCAGCTCGCGCACGAGGGGCCCGGAGGCCTCCCGGATGCGCTGCTGGAGCCGGGCGCAGGTCTCCGCGCCCTGGACGACCCTCAAATAGACCACCGGTGACAGCGGCCGGAACGTCCCGGTGCCGGACAGCCGCATGGGGAAGGGCCGGCCGGCCGCCGCGACCTCGGTGAGGTGCGCCTCGACGGCCGGCAGCGCGCCGGCCTCGATCTCGGTCGGCGGCAGGAGCGTGACGTGGGTGGGGATGCCGTGAGCCGCGGCGTCGCCGAAGCCTGCGCGCCGCTCCTGGAGCAGGCTGCCGTGAGGCTCCGGGACCGCGATCGACACGCCGATCGTTACGGTCCCCACGTCTTCTCCTGTCGTCATGTCGTGATGGCGGGGTGTGGTGCCGGGTTCGTACTCAGTCGTACGGCTATCGACTGTACGGCCACGGCTGTGCTCTGGGCAGGCGCAGACGGAGTGATGTGCAGCGCTCTGCCGCGAGGAACATGTGTGCGGCGCGCCCCGAGTGCTTCGGAGCGCCTTCAGTGCTTCGCGGGCAGGAAGCCCATCCGCTCGTACGTCCGGGACAGCGTCTCGGCGGCGACGGCGCGCGCCTTCTCGGCGCCCTTGGCGAGGATCGAGTCGAGCGTCTCGGGGTCGTCCAGGTACTGCTGGGTGCGGTCCCGGAAGGGCGTGACGAAGTCGACGACGACGTCGGCGAGGTCCGTCTTGAGCGCGCCGTAGAGCTTGCCCTCGTAGCTGTGCTCCAGCTCGGGGACGCTGCGGCCGGTCAGCGTCGAGAGGATCGTGAGCAGGTTGCTGACGCCCGGCTTGTTCTCGGTGTCGTAGCGGATGACCGTGTCGGTGTCGGTGACCGCGCTGCGCACCTTCTTCGCGGTGGCCTTCGGCTCGTCGAGCAGGTTGATGAGGCCCTTCGGCGTGGACGCCGACTTGCTCATCTTGATCGACGGGTCCTGGAGGTCGTAGATCTTCGCGGTCTCGCGCAGGATGTACGGCTTCGGGATCGTGAACGTCTCGCCGTAGCGGCCGTTGAAGCGCTCGGCGAGGTCGCGGGTGAGCTCGATGTGCTGGCGCTGGTCCTCGCCCACCGGGACCTCGTGGGCCTGGTAGAGCAGGATGTCGGCGACCTGGAGGATCGGGTACGTGAAGAGGCCGACGCTCGCGCGGTCGGCGCCCTGCCGGGCGGACTTGTCCTTGAACTGCGTCATCCGGCTGGCCTCGCCGAAGCCGGTGAGGCAGTTCATGACCCAGGCGAGCTGCGCGTGCTCGGGGACGTGGCTCTGGACGAACAGGGTGCAGCGCTCGGGGTCGAGGCCGGCCGCGAGGAGCTGGGCGGCGGCCAGCCGCGTGTTCGCGCCGAGCTCCTTCGGGTCCTGCGGGACCGTGATCGCGTGCAGGTCGACGACCATGTAGAAGGCGTCGTGGGACTCCTGCAGGGCCACCCACTGGCGGACGGCGCCGAGGTAGTTGCCGAGGTGGAACGAGCCTGCGGTGGGCTGGATTCCGGAGAGCACGCGGGGTCGGTCTGAGGCCATGCCTCCTATTGTCTCAGAGCGCGGGGACCACCCGGAACGGGTCCCGGGCGGACCCTGGCGGAGCCCGAACGGGTCCCGGGCGGCCGCGCGGGCCGCCCGGGACGCCGCCGGTCAGCCGAGGTCGATCTCCGGGTACAGCGGGAAGCCCGCCACCAGGTCCGTCGCCCGGCGGGAGATCTCGTCCGCGATCTTCCCGTCCAGGACGTGGGAGGCCTTCGACGGCGCGCCCGACTTCGTGGTGCCGGGCTCGGCGGCGGTGAGGACGCGGTCGATCAGGGCCGCCACCTCGTCCATCTCCGCCGTGCCGAGGCCGCGGGTGGTCAGCGCGGGGGTGCCGATGCGGATGCCGGACGTGTACCAGGCGCCGTTCGGGTCGGCGGGGATGGCGTTGCGGTTGGTGACGATGCCCGAGTCGAGCAGCGCGGCCTCGGCCTGCCGGCCGGTGAGGCCGTAGGAGGAGGCGACGTCGATCAGGTTCAGGTGGTTGTCCGTGCCGCCGGTGACCAGGGTCGCGCCGCGCCGCGTCAGGCCCTCGGCCAGCGCGCGGGAGTTGTCCACGATGCGCCGCGCGTAGTCCTGGAAGGACGGCTGCCGGGCCTCGGCGAGGGCGACGGCCTTGGCGGCCATGACGTGCGGGAGCGGTCCGCCGAGGACCATCGGGCAGCCGCGGTCGACCTGGTCCTTGAGGGAGTCGTCGCACAGGACCATGCCGCCGCGCGGGCCGCGCAGCGACTTGTGGGTGGTCGTGGTGACGATCTGGGCGTGCGGGACCGGGTCGAAGTCGCCGGTCAGGACCTTGCCGGCGACCAGGCCCGCGAAGTGCGCCATGTCGACCATGAGGGTCGCGCCGACCTCGTCGGCGATCTCCCGCATGATCCGGAAGTTCACCAGCCGGGGGTACGCCGAGTAGCCGGCGACGATGATCATCGGCTTGAACTCACGGGCCGTCGTGCGCAGCGCGTCGTAGTCGATGAGGCCGGTCGCGGGGTCCGTGCCGTAGGAGCGCTGGTCGAACATCTTGCCGGAGATGTTAGGGCGGAAGCCGTGGGTGAGGTGGCCGCCGGCGTCCAGGGACATGCCGAGCATGCGCTGGTTGCCGAAGGCCTGGCGCAGCTCGGCCCAGTCGGCCTCGGAGAGGTCGTTGACCTGGCGGACGCCGGTCCTCTCCAGGAAGGGCGCCTCGACGCGGTCGGCGAGGACGGCCCAGAAGGCGACGAGGTTGGCGTCGATGCCGGAGTGCGGCTGGACGTATGCGTGGCGGGCCCCGAAGAGCTCGCGGGCGTGCTCGGCGGCGAGCGACTCGACGGTGTCCACGTTGCGGCAGCCGGCGTAGAAGCGGCGGCCGACGGTGCCCTCGGCGTACTTGTCGCTGAACCAGTTGCCCATCGCGAGGAGGGTGGCCGGGGAGGCGTAGTTCTCCGAGGCGATCAGTTTGAGCATCTCGCGCTGGTCGGCGAGCTCCTGGCCGATGGCGTCGGCGACGCGCGGCTCGACCGCGCGGACGACGTCGAGGGCGGCGCGGAACGCGGCCGACTCGGTGGACAGGGGTGCGGAATTCTCGGGCATCGGGACCTCCGGACGTGGCGTACGGCGAGTTCGGTTCGGCCCAGGCGCACGGCACTGTCACTGCTCACGGGCCGCTCCCCGATGGTCCGTCCCATCCCAGCGCGCCAGTCACGGCCCGCTCGCCAGCCTACCGGGTACGGGTCAGAGGATCACGTGCGGGACGAAGCGGGCGTATTCGTCCGTGATCAGGCCTGCCGACTCGCGGATGCCGAGGCCGGCCGGCTCCCCGTCCACGACCCACGCGCCGAGGACGACGTGGTTGCCGTCGAAGGCGGGGAGCGGGGCGAGCTGCTGGTAGCAGCAGGGCTCGTCGTCCCGGACGACGGGATCGGCGCCCTTCTCGTGGATCGTGACGCCGGCCCCCTCACGGCCCAGCAGCGGCTTGGCGACGTAGCCGGCGGTCGCCGCGAGGTCGCGCGGGCCGTCGAGGTACGCGGGCAGCAGGTGGGGGTGGCCGGGGTTCAGTTCCCACAGGACGGCCAGCAGCGCCTTGTTGCTGAGGAGCATCTTCCAGGCGGGCTCGATCCACAGGGTGCTGCCGGTGCCGCCGCCGTTGTCGAGGGTGTCGAGGACGTGGCCGGCGAAGCGGTCGGTGGTGAGCCATTCCCAGGGGTAGAGCTTGAAGCAGCTGCGGATGAAGCGGAGTTGTCCGTCGACGAAACGGCCGGACAGCGGGTCGAAGCCGATCTCCTCCATGGAGATCCAGTCGGTGTCCAGGCCGGCCTGCTCGGCGGTCTCCTTGAGGTAGGCGACCGTCATCAGGTCCTCGCCGAGCTCGTCGGCCGAGGAGTGCGCGAAGTACAGGGGGTTACCGGGCGGGAGCAGCGCGGCCTGCTTCTTCCAGGCGGCGACCAGGCGTTCGTGCAGGGAGTTCCACTGGTCGGCGCCGGGGAAGCGCTCCTCCATCCAGAACCACTGGGGGGAGGCGGCCTCGACCAGGGAGGTGGGGGTGTCGGCGTTGTACTCCAGGAGCTTCGCCGGGCCCGTCCCGTCGTAGCGGAGGTCGAACCGGCCGTAGACGGAGGGGAGTTCGGCGCGCCGCTGCCAGGCCTCGGCGACCGCCGCGGCGACGGGCGGGTCGGTGATGCCGAGGTCGGCGAGGCGGCCGGCGTCCACCAGGTGCTCGGCCGCGGCCAGGCACAGGGCGTGCAGTTCCTCGACGGTCTCCTCCAGCGCCTCGACCTCGTCGAGGGTGAAGGCGTAGTACGCGCTCTCGTCCCAGTAGGGGCGCAGGCTGCCGTCGGGGTGACGGGTGAGGGGGTAGACGAGGCCCTGTTCCTCGACGGTCCGCTGCCAGCCGGGGCGGGGTTCGACGGTGTGACGTCGCATGGGTGACGGTGTCCTGTTCAGCCGCTCGGTCGTCGGGTCGTCGGGTCGTCCGGTCGCTCAGCCGCCGGAGCTGCCCTTGTGGCTGCCGCCGCCGTCGCCGCCGAAACCGCCGCGGTCCACGCCGCTGCCGCCGCCGCTGCTCGACCCGCTGGAACCGCCGGACCCCTTGCCCGGCTTGCCGAGGGAGCCGCCGTCGACCCAGGAGCCCTTCTTGTTGCCGCCGTAGTACCAGACGCCGTGCGACGTGCTCTTGGAGGACTTGCAGTTCTTGTCGGCGACGACCTCGTACCCCTTGGCGAGGGTGTAGCTGTCACGGTCGACGCAGCGCTTGTCCGGGTCGGAGGAGCAGGCGGTGAGGGCGGTGGCGAGCAGCCCCACTCCCCCCAGCACGACCGTGCCCGAACGAAGTCGTCGACGCGTTTCCGCCATGTCCGTGTCTCCCCCTGGTCGCGTCGCCCGTACGGCGATTTCCGGTCGACAGCCTAGACATCGGGGTGAGGGCGATCGAAGGCGGCCCGGCGGCGGCCCGCTCGCCTACAGTCCGTTTCGTGCTCTTGGGAATGGTGTGTGCGCTCGGTGCGGCGGTCTGCTTCGGCGCGGCGACGGTGTTGCAGGCGATGGCGGCGCGGGCGGCTGCCGCCGAGTCGGGCGCGGGGGGCGGTCGCGGCGGGGACGCGGCGCTGCTGTTGCGGGCCGTGCGGCAGTGGCGGTACCTGGCGGGGCTGGGGCTGGACGGGCTGGGGTTCGTGTTCCAGATCGTCGCGCTGCGGTCGGTGCCGATCTACGCCGTGGGGGCGGCCCTCGCGTCGAGCCTCGCGGTGACGGCGGTGGTCGCCGCGCGGCTGCTGCACGTGCGGCTGAGCCGGATCGAGTGGGCGGCCGTGGCGGTGGTGTGCGCGGGGCTGGCGATGCTGGGGCTGGCCTCCGGAGCGGAGGGCGAGGAGAGCGGGCCGGCCGCCCTGCCGTGGGCGATGCTCGGCGCGGCGGTGGCGATGCTGGGGCTGGGACTGGTCGGCGGGCGGCTGCCGGAACGGGGGCGGGCGCTGGTGCTGGGCCTGGGCGCGGGGTGCGGGTTCGGGGTGGTGGAGGTGGCGGTGCGGTTGATCGACTCGGTGTCCCCGGTGGAACTGCTGACGGACCCGGCCCTCTACGCGCTGCTGCTGGGCGGCGGGGCCGCGTTCCTGCTGCTGACCACGGCCCTGCAGCGGGGGTCGGTGACGACGGCCACGGCGGGAATGGTGATCGGGGAGACGATCGGGCCGGCGCTGGTGGGTGTGGTGTGGCTGGGCGACCGCACCCGGGAGGGGCTGGCGTGGCTGGCGGTGCTGGGCTTCGCGGTCGCCGTCGCGGGCGCGTTGGCGCTCGCCCGGTTCGGGGAGGCGCCGGAAACGGCGCCGCCTTCGGAATGAAGGTCGTCCGGCGACCTCGGCCGACCGTCCGGTGATCAACCGGACGCGCAGCCGGTTCTTTTCTTTTCGATTCCGTCCGCAGAGGTGACGAGACCCGCCGAAAGCCTCTTTTCGGACAGCGGGGCGACGGCGGCAAAAGTTTGGAGGACCTGTGAACGCAAGCGCTCTCTGACGCGTACTCGACGGCGTGACCAGTAATCCCGTCACCGTCACCGCCGCTTATCACGTGGTGCCGGGCCGAGAGGCCGACTTTCATTCCTGGGGATGGGGCATGTTGGGCGCGAGCGCACAGCAGCCCGGATTCCTGGGAGGTGGTGTACTCGTCGACGAAGGGGCGGAATGGCATGTGGTCTATCGCTTCGTCAGCGAAGGCGCGGCGCGCGCCTGGGAGGACTCGGCCGCCCGGTTGCGGTGGGACGCCCGGACGCAGGGCATCGCCCGGCAGACGGACCGCCGCAGCGTGCGGGGTTCGAAGGCGTGGTTCGACGCCCAGGCTCCCGCGCCGAAGCCGCCCGCCCCGCCGGGCCCGCCGTCGAAATGGAAGTTGTGGTTCGTGAATATGAGCGCCGTTTTCCCGCCGGTGCTCCTCTTCAATCTCATCGTGCTTCCTTATCTCGGCGGACTCAATCCTTTCGTGCGCACGCTGCTGCTGTGTCTGTGCGTGACGGCCCTCGTCACCTGGATTCTCATGCCCCGCCTCCAGCGTTTCTTCAAGAAATGGCTGTATCCACCGCTCCAGGCACTCCGCGGTCGGCACAAACGCACCGCGTAGTCCAGAGAACGACCCTAGGGAGGTGGGCGGGTGAAAACCCTGCTCATCGACAATTACGACTCGTACACGTACAACCTGTTCCAGCTGATCGCCGAGGTCAACGGCGAGGAGCCGGTGGTGATCCTCAACGACGCCCCGGTGGACGCCGTCCCCGACCTCACGGCGTTCGACAACGTGGTGGTGTCGCCGGGCCCCGGGCATCCGGCGAAGGCCCGTGACTTCGGCATCAGCGCCCGCGTGCTGGCCGAGTCCCCGCTGCCGGTGCTCGGCGTCTGCCTCGGCCACCAGGGCATCGCGCTCGGGGAGGGCGGCCAGGTGTCGGCCGCACCGCAGCCCCGGCACGGTCATCTGTCGGCCGTCCGGCACGACGAGCGGGACCTGTTCCAGGGGCTGCCCCAGAACTTCACCGCCGTCCGCTACCACTCGCTGGCCGTGCGCGAGCCGCTGCCCGACTCCCTGGAGGCCACGGCCTGGGCGGAGGACGGCGTCCTGATGGGTCTGCGCCACCGCGAACGGCCGCTGTGGGGCGTGCAGTTCCACCCGGAGTCGGTGCTCACCGAGTACGGCCACCGGATGCTGGTGAACTTCCGCAACCTCACGGCCGAGCGGGCCCGCAAGACGCGGACGAAGAACACCGCGGTCACGCCCGCGGCAGCCGCGATGCCGCAGCAGCGGGTGACCGTCCCCGGCCCGCGCCGGGCGAGCGGGCCCTCCTACCGGCTGCACACCCGCCGCATCGCCGTGGCGATCGACGCGGAGGCCGCCTTCACCCGGCTGCACGCGGACGCGCCCCGGGCGTTCTGGCTGGACAGCTCCCGGGTCGAGCGCGGTCTGTCCCGCTTCTCGTTCTTCGGCGACGACAGCGGTCCGCTCGCCGAGTTCGTACGGTACGACGTCGAGGCCGGGCGCTGCGAGATCGAGCGGGCCGGACGGCCGACGCGCAAGGTCCGGGCGAGCGTCTTCGACTATCTCAAGCGGCAGCTCGCCAACCGCCGGGTCGACGCCACCGGCCTGCCCTTCGACTTCACCGGCGGTTACGTCGGCTACTTCGGCTACGAGACGAAGGCCGACTGCGGCTCCCCGAACCGGCACCGTTCCACCGTCCCGGACGCCTGCTGGCTGTTCGCCGACCGGCTGGTCGCGGTGGACCACCAGGAGGGCTTCACCTACGCCGTCTGCCTGGCCGAGGACACCCCGCAGGCCGCCCTGGAGGCCGCCGACTGGCTCGAGGGCACGCTGGCCCGGCTCACCTCGCTGCCCGCGGAGTCCGACCGGGCGCGGCCCGCGGCTGCGGGGCCGTCGACGCAGGCGGACCTCGGGGCCGTCGAACCGTGGCTGGTGCGGGACCGGGAGACCTACCTCGCGGACATCGCGGCCTGCCGGCGGGAGCTCGCGGCGGGCGTCAGCTACGAGATCTGCCTGACCGACGCCGCCCGTCTGCCCGCACCGGCCGACGCCCTCGCCTTCTACCGGACGCTGCGCCGCGTCAACCCCGCCCCGTACGCGGCCTTCCTGCGATTCGGCGACCTCGACGTGGCCGGCTCCTCACCGGAGCGGTTCCTGCGGATCACCCGGGACGGGGTCGCCGAGGCCAAGCCCATCAAGGGCACCGCGCCGCGCGGCGCCGATCCGCTGGAGGACGCCCGGCTGCGGGACGCGCTGGCGGCCGACGCCAAGACGCGCGCCGAGAACCTGATGATCGTCGACCTGCTCCGCAACGACCTGGGACGGGTCTGCCGGACCGGCACCGTGCGGGTCTCCCGGCTCATGGCCGCCGAGACGTACGCGACCGTGCACCAGCTCGTCTCCACCGTGGAGGGACGGCTGCGCGAAGGCACCGACGCGGTGGACTGCGTGCGCGCCTGCTTCCCCGGCGGCTCGATGACCGGCGCGCCGAAGCTGCGCACGATGGAGATCATCGACGAACTGGAGACCCAGGCTCGCGGCGTGTACGCGGGCGCGCTCGGCTATCTGGGCTGCAGCGGCGGCGCGGACCTGAACATCGTCATCCGCACCGCGGTCCTCGCCGACGGCTCGATGCAGCTGGGGGCCGGGGGAGCGATCGTCCTCGGCTCCGATCCGGTCGCCGAGTACGACGAGATGCTGCTGAAGACGGCCGCGCAGATGCGGGCCCTGCGGGAGGACGCCGGTGGCGGGGCCGCGGCCTCGCAGCCGGGCCCCGCCACCGCCGAGGAGGCCGCCCGATGACGACGCGACGCCCCACCACGGCTCCCCGGGCCACTCCGGCTCTCCGGGTCACGACAGCTCCCCGGGTCACGACGGTGTCCCCCGCCGAGGCGGCCGCGCACGCCCCGGCCGTGCCCCGGCCGAGGCGCAACGGCGACACGCCCGGCAACCTGGCCGCGCAGTTGGCCGACCTCGCCGAGCGGCGGGGCTGGGCCGGGCGGGCCGCGTTCCACCAGGGACACCGGCACTGGACCCACGGCGAGGTGCACGATCTCGGAGCCCGGGCGGCCGGGGTGCTCGCGCACCACGGGGTGCGGGCCGGCGACCGGGTGCTGCTCGCGCTGCCCGACGGCGTGGCGTGGGTGGCGGCCTTCCTCGGCGTCGCCCGGCTCGGGGCCGTCGCCGTCCTGGTCAACCCCGAACTGCCCGCCGCCGAGCACGCGTTCATGGCCGAGGACACCGAAGCCGTGCTCTGTCTGACGGGGCCCGGCCTGGAGGACCGCTTCGCCGGCCGGGCACGGCTCGGCGCCGACGAACTCCTCGCACTGGCCCCCGCCGCCGAGCCGGCCGCCGTCCACCCGGTCGACGCGCACGCGCCGCTGTACGTGCAGTACACCTCCGGCACCACGGGCCGCCCGAAGGGCGTCGTGCACGCGCACGGCGACCCGAAGGCGTACCACGACCTGATCGGCCGGCGGCTGCTCGGGATCACCGAGGAGGACGTCACCCTGTCGGTGTCGAAGCTGTACTTCGCGTACGGCTTCGGCAACGCCTTCGTCTTCCCGCTGTTCTCCGGGTCGTCAGCCGTCCTGGTGGACCGCCGTCCGACGCCCGCCGCCGTCGACGAGCTCGTCGCCCGGCACCGGGTCACCCTCCTCTACTCGGTGCCCTCGGCCTACGCGGCGCTGGTCGCCGACCGGGGCAGCGGGCACGGGGACTGCTTCGCCTCGGTGCGCGCCGCGGTGTCGGCCGGCGAGGGCCTGCCGGACGGGCTCGGCGTCCGGGTCGGCGAACTGCTCGGCGCGCCCGTGCTGGAGCAGATCGGCTCCACCGAGGCCGGTCACGCCTTCTGCGCCAACAGCCTCGGCCACGACCGTCCCGGCACCGTCGGGCGTCCCGTGCCGGGGTTCGAGGTGGAGCTGCGCGACCGGGCCGGGCGGCCGGTGCCGGACGGCGCGGAAGGGGAGATGTGGGTGCGCGGGCCGACGCTGACGTCCGGCTACCTGAACCGGCCGGAGGAGACCGCGCGCACCCTGGTCGGCGGCTGGCTGGCCACCCACGACCGGGCCCGCCGCGAACCGGACGGCTCCTACCGGCATCTGGGCCGCACCGACGACATGGAGATGGTCGGCGGGATCACCGTCTCCCCGCTGGAGGTGGAGGCCGTGCTGCGCACCCGTCCGGCGGTGCGCGAGGTCGCGGTCGCCGCCGTCACGGACGGGCTCGGCTCCAGCCGGCTGCGCGCCTTCGTGGTCCCCGCCGGCCCGGTCGCCGCCGGCCTCGAGGACGACCTCCTCGCCCTGGCCCGCGAGCACCTCGCCGCCTTCAAGGTGCCCAGGAGCGTCAGCTTCGTGACGTCCCTGCCGCGCACCGCCACCGGAAAGCTCCGCCGCCACCTGGTCCGCCAGGGGGCGTGGTGACCCCCACGGGTCCCCGCCGCACGGCCGAAAGGAACAGTCACATGTCGCAGCAACGCCTGCTCGCCGACCGCGGGTTCTATCTGGGCCCCCTGTTCCGGCGGGCGGCCGACCGGCACGGCGCCGTGTTCGTCACCCTGGACCGGCCGCTGGACACCCACCCCGGCCTCGGCGTCGACCTCGACTACACGGTCCTCGCCGACGTGGTCGAGGAGCTGTCGGGCCGGCTGTGGGCGGCCGGTGTGCGGCCCTCCGAGCAGGTGGCCCTGCACAAGACGGACAACGTCGACATCGTGCTGCTGACCTGCGCGATCTCCCGCATCGGCGCGGTGCCCGTACTGCTCTCCCCCGGACTCGCGGGCCCGGTCGTCGGACAGCTGCTGGAACGGCTGCGGGAGCCCTGGCTGATCACCGACAGAGCCAAACTGGAGGGCCCGCTCAAGGGCGTCGGGGTGCGCGTGCGCAGGACCCTGTCCGTCGACGACGCGCCCGGCGCCGAGCCGCTGGGCGGGTTCACCGCCGACGGGCCTCCCGCGCCCGTGCGACTGCACCCCCGAGAGCCCGCGCTGATCACCCACAGCTCCGGCACCACCGGTGTCCCCAAGCTGGCCGTGCACTGCCCGAACACCATGTGGAACCGGCTGGTCCCG includes:
- a CDS encoding benzoate-CoA ligase family protein, with product MTTRRPTTAPRATPALRVTTAPRVTTVSPAEAAAHAPAVPRPRRNGDTPGNLAAQLADLAERRGWAGRAAFHQGHRHWTHGEVHDLGARAAGVLAHHGVRAGDRVLLALPDGVAWVAAFLGVARLGAVAVLVNPELPAAEHAFMAEDTEAVLCLTGPGLEDRFAGRARLGADELLALAPAAEPAAVHPVDAHAPLYVQYTSGTTGRPKGVVHAHGDPKAYHDLIGRRLLGITEEDVTLSVSKLYFAYGFGNAFVFPLFSGSSAVLVDRRPTPAAVDELVARHRVTLLYSVPSAYAALVADRGSGHGDCFASVRAAVSAGEGLPDGLGVRVGELLGAPVLEQIGSTEAGHAFCANSLGHDRPGTVGRPVPGFEVELRDRAGRPVPDGAEGEMWVRGPTLTSGYLNRPEETARTLVGGWLATHDRARREPDGSYRHLGRTDDMEMVGGITVSPLEVEAVLRTRPAVREVAVAAVTDGLGSSRLRAFVVPAGPVAAGLEDDLLALAREHLAAFKVPRSVSFVTSLPRTATGKLRRHLVRQGAW
- the pabB gene encoding aminodeoxychorismate synthase component I — translated: MKTLLIDNYDSYTYNLFQLIAEVNGEEPVVILNDAPVDAVPDLTAFDNVVVSPGPGHPAKARDFGISARVLAESPLPVLGVCLGHQGIALGEGGQVSAAPQPRHGHLSAVRHDERDLFQGLPQNFTAVRYHSLAVREPLPDSLEATAWAEDGVLMGLRHRERPLWGVQFHPESVLTEYGHRMLVNFRNLTAERARKTRTKNTAVTPAAAAMPQQRVTVPGPRRASGPSYRLHTRRIAVAIDAEAAFTRLHADAPRAFWLDSSRVERGLSRFSFFGDDSGPLAEFVRYDVEAGRCEIERAGRPTRKVRASVFDYLKRQLANRRVDATGLPFDFTGGYVGYFGYETKADCGSPNRHRSTVPDACWLFADRLVAVDHQEGFTYAVCLAEDTPQAALEAADWLEGTLARLTSLPAESDRARPAAAGPSTQADLGAVEPWLVRDRETYLADIAACRRELAAGVSYEICLTDAARLPAPADALAFYRTLRRVNPAPYAAFLRFGDLDVAGSSPERFLRITRDGVAEAKPIKGTAPRGADPLEDARLRDALAADAKTRAENLMIVDLLRNDLGRVCRTGTVRVSRLMAAETYATVHQLVSTVEGRLREGTDAVDCVRACFPGGSMTGAPKLRTMEIIDELETQARGVYAGALGYLGCSGGADLNIVIRTAVLADGSMQLGAGGAIVLGSDPVAEYDEMLLKTAAQMRALREDAGGGAAASQPGPATAEEAAR